The sequence below is a genomic window from Branchiostoma floridae strain S238N-H82 unplaced genomic scaffold, Bfl_VNyyK Sc7u5tJ_1564, whole genome shotgun sequence.
TTAGGAGGAGATTTCAATATTTTAGGGTGAAGAGACATGCAGAGCTCGAAGGACAAGAGAAGGCGGTTAAGGCTGCAAGGTTCACGGGCGGTACAGGCAGGAAAACCGGTGAAACCTTTCGGTGGACCGGGAAGGGGtagagggggaggggcagttgggggaggggggcagcagcAACAGACTCCCGGATACAGCGGTGATGACAACAGCAGAAGCTCGGCAGAGCCCCGTCAGATGCGCGGTAGCAAGCCGACGTGGTTGGAAAAGGACGAAAGACTTGGGGAGAAGAGTTTTGTCTTCCATCAGCCAACAAAGGTAGTTATAAACAAAcgtgatttttttaacctccttgaacagACCATGCCTGAACCATttaggagctttcatcaacaaaCTAAAACTCTTGGGACCAAAAAATATTATCTATTAAAGAGAACCAGGTGCCAGTTGTAAGAATCTATTACTGGGCCAATCTGAGAGCAATGATCATACTGTTTCTTTGccatttttacatattttacaaaCGTTTAAGTACCACAATTCTGCACAATGCCACAGACAAAACTGGAATACAGTATTGGATTTTGCAACACTTGTTTCCATGCAGTGTCTAATCTGATGGCTCAAGTAGTTTTATAATTTACTAACTTCGGTGCTGCACTTTTTTTCAGGCTATAAGGAAGCCACCGGATCCCAAAGTTATCAAGTAAGTGTGGTCAAGTGTTCAAAAATCATAgagctttgtgtgtttgttgatCAAAGAACAAAACACAGTTCTTTATATATCCTGTAGTACAGTACTTAAAACTTCTGTCAGTACACTATTTCATATCAAGGAAAATACAGTGCATTCTACTATGACCAATGTAATTTGTCAATAAGAATGTTAAAcattgcactattgacaggatgttcctatCAAAAGCCATGTCACTCTATCATAGaatcaaagttttcaaatcaCACCCATTTTTGTAAGCAAATAAGCCATTAATTCATAATGTTTAATCTGTCTTAAATCTTTCAATTTCTGTGTGTCATGCAGAGAGGACGGAGTTTTTGAAATAAGTTCAAGTCCATCAGGAGTTTCCAGGTAAGGCTGGGTGAATCTCAATTATTAAACTTCAATGTTAATTGTTATGCTCATTCCATCCAAGTCTATGACTGGACATTTTATAAAAAGCAGTTAGAGAAAGAGCCCCTAAAATGGAGATGTGAAATGTTAATGTGTTTGAGTATAAATGCAGTTTTCTCAACAATCTTTAATAGGTAAGACTTTTTTTCAACAGGTTACGATACTTCCCACACTTTGTCGACCCTAAGGAAGCTGATTGGATGTTTGACCAGTTGGAGGCTGAAATCCCCTGGAGACAGAGGAAAGGGATAGACAGGGAAGGTACAGTTCTGTCTCTATGTCTCTCTagatctgtatagccagtattaTGCCCTTCAGTATAATGCacttgtttctgtatctgtatctgtatagctggtgtATCCTCACtttgatgtacattgtaacacacaagcttctgtatctCTATAGCTGTTATAAGTTCCCTTGGATGTGCCTCGGGTTtaccctttggcgtaacacaccggcttctgtATCCGTGTAGCTGGTAGagcctccccctggcaaaacacaccagcttcgcaggcatgtgGCACAGCAGTAGCTAGTTATAGTACACAGAATGACCTGTCGTGCATAACCTTTGCAAAAATCTAGCTTTTAGCTTTAATTAAAGCTATCTAGAGAGGATGCCCTACTGTACTTAGTGGCAGCGAGGTCCACTGTATGATAGTTCTAGGGATAAAGAAAATATCTAACAGATGAATACTACCTTTAGATATGATTATAGCAAAAACCATGTCATAAAATCAAGTCATAGAGGAAAATATTTGTAGGGATTTACTTTTGTTGTAGGGAGTGTTTGCGCTAGTTTAAAGTTGTGGTTTGCTGTAAAAAGGGAATTTTTGCAATGCTTTTAATTAAGGTCACGGCAAAGAGGTCACCGATAAAAATGGGAACATGAAACCAACATTTACCCTTTTACATTATTCTATGGACAGAATGTCATACAGTTACATTATTCTATGGACAGAATGTCATACAGTTACATTATTCTATGGACAGAATGTCATACAGTTACATTATTCTATGGACAGAATGTCATACAGTGATGGCTTATTATTGCTATACATCAGGCAATATAATTTAAGTCCATTTTGTTTTTCCTACATGTCAGGTGTGGAATACCTGCAGCCGAGGTTGACAGCATGGTTTGGTGAAATTCCATATTCCTACTCCAGACTCACACATGAAGCTAACCCACATGTAAGTCTTTATTTCAACAGTCTGGTGTGACAGCATGAAGGCACTTAGTTTCAGTACCATGATAAAAGAGAAATTATCGTCAatggcatttcagtaccatgaaaagagCAATGCTGCATAGTGCCGATGACATTTCAGTACTTTAACAACTACAGTTCATGatttttcagtaccatggaaaggGCATTTATACCGTCAATtatgtttcagtaccatgaaaagtgcACAAGTAGTGTTGATGATGTTTCAGTACCTTGAACAGTGCAGTGATACTGTTGATGGtctttcagtaccatgaaaagtgcACTGGTACTGCtgatggtgtttcagtaccatgaaaagtgcACTGGTACTGCtgatggtgtttcagtaccatgaaaagtgcACTGGTACTGCtgatggtgtttcagtaccatgaaaagtgcACTGGTACTGTTGAAGATATTTCAGCACCATGTAAAGTGACTGGTATTGATGATATTTCAGTACAAAAAGTAtactagtgttgttgttgttgtttcagtaccatgaaaaagTGACTTTTGCTGCATGCTGATTGTGTTTAAGCAATAAGCACCATGACGATTGTCATGGTACAAGTGCAGGTATGGAGTGAAAAGTggatatttcatgtatttttatttgtttatagtTTCCTAGCTACTTAAATCAGTAAGGAAcccccttttttttcttttcttctcatATTTGTATTTTCCTTCCCTAGTGGCACCCTATAGTGACTATGTTACGTGACCACATCACCCAGTCTTGTGGCCACACCTTCAACTCTGTACTGTGTAACCTGTATCGGGATGACAAGGACTCCATAGCCTGGCACTCCGACAACGAATACTCCCTACGGAAAAACCCCATCATAGCCTCGCTAACCCTCGGTGCCATCAGGACCTTTGAGTTACGAAAGAACCCACCACCAGTAAGtatgctttaaaaaagctgtaaTCAAGATAAAATTTTTCAGACTCAGACCATACACTGGACAAGGTTTCTGACAATTTTCAGGCTCATCAGACTCATCCTCACCGTATATCAGActaacaactggatatgattttggaaatggtcagacagtTCAGATAACATTCATTATCTTGAaatcatcagtgacactgaaaagaagagaaaagataacagatgttatctgaaatttctgaccatttccaaaatcacatccatgttgcttgagtaattgctatttgtgGTACAACTGTTTTTGTGATACTACAGGTAGGAACATTTATCTCACACCACCCATGTTAACATTTACAGGAAGAGGATGGTGACTACACTTACACAGAGAGAGTGAAGATTCCCCTGAACCATGGGAGCTTACTGATCATGGAGGGGGCAACACAAGAAGACTGGcaggtatgtgtacatgtgtgttcaATGTTTTGAAGTTCttcaataaaccattacaaCATACAAGCTTAAGTCAAACCTGCCTGAGAAGGCCACTCAGGGGACCAATGCAACAagatctggtctatgtggacaggtggtcactatagacagggttcTTAATGATTGTGTCAATGAGAAAAATTAGAATTGTCTAAAGGACCACCCAAAAGTGGTTACAattgccaggtggtccttatgtagcgTTAGGGTTTGGGTCACTTGCACAGGTACGACTTGTGCTTGATGTACAGTCATTTTTCAATGCCTATCTTACTTGTCAATACATGTTGATGTGTTATTATCTTTTTCATCTGCAGCACCGTGTCCCAAAGGAATATCATGACAGAGGAGCAAGGATAAACTTGACCTTCAGAACTATCTACCCTGAAGAAGAATCATGACCTTGGGCATATTCCACTGGGTGAATGTGCAAGATAGAATGATAGTCATCGGGTTTCCATGACAGAGGGATTGGCAAGTTTTCTCCCGTTCAACAGCAACATAATTCAATGCGTTATGCTGCAGCttcttaacctccttggtgtaaaAATTTGGACGTGACATCTATGTGCAAGCAATCAAAATACCTGGTTGCCTGGTTATTCAGTGTAACTTAATTTCAAACTCAGCATGCTAACAAGCCAGCAGCAAtatccaaaaagcagttactccagtaactggatatgatattttggaaacagtcagacatttcagaaggcatccaccatctttcgtcagtgacactgaagtgtcCTGGgggaaactggtcttttataccctaactatgaatgcaaaagagctgaagacaattttggaaatCCAATAGGAAGCtaggtaagacaaagtcaagctgaagacaattttgagtaactactttttggcgaatcttattacctggatgtctaactttcatcagCAGCAATATCTATTGCAATCTGAAAAGATTGACTGGGACAGATTGGGGAAAGCGGCATGGGCAGAGCTGGTCAGTTTCGAGAAGTTGTGTCAACTGGAAagttaagctttattctatatCTCTgtattgtactttgtgtaatagttgttgccatacattgtaccatgtacaatgcGTTGTCGTGCAAATAAAGTTCCTCTTCTGTATGATAATATTGTTGATGCCCTGTATGTTCCTCATAAATCCTTTGCTCACTTGGTGGATTTATAGCAAATGACCCCTT
It includes:
- the LOC118408270 gene encoding alpha-ketoglutarate-dependent dioxygenase alkB homolog 3-like — protein: MQSSKDKRRRLRLQGSRAVQAGKPVKPFGGPGRGRGGGAVGGGGQQQQTPGYSGDDNSRSSAEPRQMRGSKPTWLEKDERLGEKSFVFHQPTKAIRKPPDPKVIKEDGVFEISSSPSGVSRLRYFPHFVDPKEADWMFDQLEAEIPWRQRKGIDREGVEYLQPRLTAWFGEIPYSYSRLTHEANPHWHPIVTMLRDHITQSCGHTFNSVLCNLYRDDKDSIAWHSDNEYSLRKNPIIASLTLGAIRTFELRKNPPPEEDGDYTYTERVKIPLNHGSLLIMEGATQEDWQHRVPKEYHDRGARINLTFRTIYPEEES